Proteins encoded within one genomic window of Minwuia thermotolerans:
- a CDS encoding alpha/beta fold hydrolase: protein MSGWRAEAPDWFVEAVESPWERRYADSGGAKIHYRVRGAADAPGVVLCHGNAAHSGWWDFIAPALAQDYRVAAMDFAGMGDSEERALVTPDGFVEDIVQVIAGMDFAAPPVLVGHSFGGGMSMRLAADRPELIRGFIMMDSPVYPPDAPRNSPPRVAKRLYPSRDIALERFRLIPDQPVVTPYAVRYIAEDGVMETPKGWTWKARTNIFGHPAFGPAFWAEQRDYFPRVQAPTTVFWGAESTLCTPATMEFMKSIAPPGTGFVEMPGAYHHLLLDKPQETAAMLKQMIAGY, encoded by the coding sequence ATGAGCGGATGGCGTGCGGAGGCGCCCGACTGGTTCGTCGAGGCGGTGGAGAGTCCCTGGGAAAGACGCTACGCCGACAGCGGCGGGGCGAAGATTCACTACCGCGTGCGCGGGGCGGCGGACGCGCCGGGCGTCGTGCTGTGCCACGGCAACGCCGCCCACAGCGGCTGGTGGGACTTCATCGCGCCCGCACTTGCACAGGATTACCGCGTCGCGGCGATGGACTTCGCCGGCATGGGCGATTCCGAGGAGCGCGCCCTGGTCACCCCCGACGGGTTCGTCGAGGACATCGTGCAGGTCATCGCCGGCATGGACTTCGCCGCGCCGCCGGTTCTGGTCGGCCACAGCTTCGGCGGCGGCATGTCGATGCGCCTGGCCGCCGACCGCCCGGAACTGATCCGGGGTTTCATCATGATGGATTCGCCCGTCTACCCGCCGGACGCGCCGCGCAACAGCCCGCCCAGGGTCGCGAAGCGCCTCTACCCCAGCCGGGACATCGCGCTGGAGCGGTTCCGTCTGATTCCCGATCAGCCGGTCGTGACACCCTATGCAGTCCGCTACATCGCCGAGGACGGCGTGATGGAGACGCCGAAAGGCTGGACCTGGAAGGCGCGCACCAACATCTTCGGCCATCCCGCCTTCGGCCCGGCGTTCTGGGCCGAGCAGCGTGACTATTTCCCGCGTGTCCAGGCGCCGACCACGGTCTTCTGGGGCGCCGAAAGCACGCTCTGCACGCCGGCGACGATGGAGTTCATGAAATCGATCGCCCCGCCGGGAACCGGATTCGTGGAGATGCCCGGCGCCTATCATCACCTGCTGCTGGACAAGCCGCAGGAAACGGCAGCCATGCTGAAGCAGATGATCGCGGGCTATTGA
- a CDS encoding AsmA family protein encodes MRPLKIARGALAALAVIAVAAGLVFDWNWLKPLAEDRLSAAAGREVTIESLDVEPGWTSRVILTGLVIANVEARERPFAEVARTEIDVRVLPLLQGDYEFPRVALEQPGYDLYIAPDGAANWRFGPFAREGPAAGALPELGRMEMNDGEVVYRDARNDLRLEGAIAATASPGRREGRLHLDLTGQLRDKAVDLVFTGGSVFNLGQKEESYPVDMALEVGGTSINAEGSALRPLDLAGLDLQLAAKGPTLAAIYQIFGLPLPQTPPYDLQGHLTHEPAQTRFSDFSGTVGQSDLAGSFEVRHDGGKPFLSAEVVSQELRLKDAAALFEAPRATTEQPTGGDDAGNTDSAPVSGQAIRTGRLQAMNMDISWRAESVRSGRLPISSLGTRVRLTDGLLRADPLELGIADGTASGAMKLDGRSAPLAAGASMQFRDLDLRPFFAEPGVALELGGAFFGRIDVQGRGRSFAGILDGLQGDGMLAMRGGSIGSQLLGKIGLDPLEALGLARPERAMLPIRCGRADLKVDSSDLIVTRAIVDAAESVLVAKGRLNLMQRMIDMRLEARAKDFSLIDANAPIHLSGPLSDPDYSIGGLDALPFFETGDQPSLDCDALIGGALELASEPSPTPAAPDPDPEGTEAPSQTGVRPAEGGTGDSASRDSETEAAGPGNADERDADSGEVDAGGVPDRPRPAAEAAREAEDEPITGFDEL; translated from the coding sequence ATGAGACCGCTGAAGATCGCCCGCGGCGCGCTGGCGGCGCTGGCCGTCATCGCTGTGGCCGCCGGGCTCGTTTTCGACTGGAACTGGCTGAAGCCGCTTGCCGAAGACCGGCTGAGCGCCGCCGCCGGGCGCGAGGTGACCATCGAGTCGCTGGACGTGGAGCCCGGCTGGACCAGCCGCGTCATCCTCACCGGCCTCGTGATCGCCAATGTGGAGGCCCGGGAGCGGCCTTTCGCGGAGGTCGCGCGCACGGAGATCGACGTCAGGGTACTGCCGCTGCTGCAGGGCGACTACGAGTTCCCCCGGGTGGCCCTGGAGCAGCCTGGCTACGACCTCTACATCGCGCCCGATGGCGCGGCGAACTGGCGCTTCGGCCCGTTCGCGCGCGAGGGCCCGGCCGCTGGCGCCCTGCCCGAACTTGGGCGCATGGAGATGAACGACGGCGAGGTCGTCTACCGCGACGCGCGCAACGATCTGCGTCTCGAAGGCGCCATCGCTGCAACTGCCTCGCCTGGCCGCCGTGAGGGCCGGCTGCACCTCGATCTGACCGGCCAGCTCCGGGACAAGGCCGTCGATCTCGTCTTCACCGGCGGCTCAGTCTTCAACCTCGGTCAGAAGGAGGAGTCCTACCCCGTCGATATGGCGCTCGAAGTCGGCGGGACGTCGATCAACGCCGAAGGCAGCGCGCTTCGGCCGCTGGATCTTGCCGGTCTCGACTTGCAGCTTGCCGCCAAAGGGCCGACCCTGGCCGCGATCTACCAGATCTTCGGCCTGCCTCTGCCGCAGACACCGCCCTATGACCTGCAGGGCCATCTCACGCACGAGCCGGCTCAGACCCGCTTCAGCGACTTCTCCGGCACCGTGGGGCAGAGCGATCTGGCCGGGTCCTTTGAAGTCCGCCATGACGGCGGCAAGCCGTTCCTTTCCGCGGAAGTCGTCTCGCAGGAACTCCGCCTGAAGGACGCAGCCGCCCTGTTCGAGGCGCCGCGGGCAACAACCGAGCAACCCACCGGCGGTGACGACGCAGGTAATACGGACAGCGCGCCGGTCTCCGGCCAGGCGATCCGCACCGGCCGTCTGCAGGCCATGAACATGGATATCAGCTGGCGCGCCGAAAGCGTCCGTTCCGGCCGCCTGCCGATCAGCTCGCTGGGTACGCGAGTGCGGTTGACCGACGGACTGCTCCGCGCCGATCCGCTGGAACTCGGCATTGCGGACGGCACAGCCTCCGGCGCAATGAAACTCGACGGGCGCTCGGCGCCGCTTGCCGCTGGTGCCAGCATGCAGTTCCGCGATCTGGACCTCAGGCCCTTCTTCGCCGAGCCGGGGGTCGCGCTCGAACTGGGCGGCGCCTTTTTCGGCCGGATCGACGTTCAGGGCCGGGGCCGGTCCTTCGCCGGCATCCTCGACGGCCTTCAGGGCGACGGCATGCTGGCCATGCGCGGTGGCTCAATCGGCTCGCAACTGCTCGGCAAGATCGGCCTCGACCCGCTGGAGGCGCTCGGGCTCGCCAGACCCGAGCGTGCGATGCTGCCTATCCGCTGCGGGCGGGCCGACCTGAAAGTCGACAGCAGCGATCTGATCGTCACCCGGGCCATTGTCGATGCGGCGGAATCCGTCCTGGTCGCAAAGGGTCGCCTCAACCTGATGCAGCGGATGATCGACATGCGGCTCGAGGCGCGCGCCAAGGATTTCAGCCTGATCGATGCCAACGCGCCCATCCACCTGAGCGGCCCGCTCTCCGATCCCGACTACAGCATCGGCGGGCTGGACGCCCTGCCCTTCTTCGAGACCGGCGATCAGCCAAGCCTGGATTGCGACGCGTTGATCGGCGGCGCACTGGAACTGGCGAGTGAGCCTTCGCCCACACCGGCGGCGCCGGACCCGGATCCGGAAGGGACGGAAGCGCCCTCGCAGACCGGCGTACGCCCGGCGGAAGGCGGCACGGGCGATTCCGCTTCCCGCGATTCAGAAACGGAAGCTGCCGGGCCAGGGAACGCCGACGAACGGGACGCCGATAGCGGCGAAGTCGATGCCGGCGGCGTGCCTGACAGGCCGAGACCTGCCGCCGAAGCCGCCCGCGAAGCGGAAGACGAACCGATCACCGGCTTCGACGAATTGTAG
- a CDS encoding caspase family protein has product MIRIRRAGWPVLLRICTALLVAIAVAAPAVAEERIALVIGNGDYGALGSLKNPVNDSRLMAATLREMGFRVIEIENADQRDMKRGVRDFGRWLRRAGTDAVALFYYAGHGVQVAGENYLLPVEAVIEAEGDVDIEAVSAGSILEQMQHANTGVNIVILDACRNNPFQREFRSAASGLARMDAPTGTYIAYATAPGQLAVDGAGAHSPFTETLSRVMREPGLGVEQVFKKVRQMVAAATGEKQVPWSSSSLIGDFAFNTRKADPPAAAAPAASRPAEVRPETPREDIELAYWESIMATDNAGLFRSYLERYPAGIFAEIARERIRAIETPVAAAPAATVRTVPEAAPSDRTPAPAVEGCDSRRQSEPDAIGCIQVKVSGRYPVSRACQVPQYHEVFGGQMLRLRQGLEILVRKPTSNYVHGSANLNCYEMSLGETDGLLAYDGWYILVTPSNEAGLVLTRFE; this is encoded by the coding sequence ATGATTCGAATCCGGCGGGCCGGATGGCCCGTGCTGCTGCGTATCTGTACGGCGCTGCTTGTCGCGATTGCGGTCGCGGCCCCTGCTGTCGCGGAAGAACGGATCGCGCTCGTCATCGGCAATGGCGATTATGGCGCCCTCGGCAGTCTGAAGAACCCCGTCAACGATTCACGGCTGATGGCCGCAACGCTGCGGGAGATGGGATTCCGGGTCATCGAGATCGAGAATGCCGACCAGCGCGACATGAAGCGCGGCGTGCGCGATTTCGGCCGCTGGCTGCGCCGCGCCGGTACTGACGCGGTGGCGCTGTTCTATTACGCCGGCCACGGCGTCCAGGTGGCGGGCGAAAACTACCTGCTGCCCGTGGAGGCGGTCATCGAGGCCGAGGGCGACGTCGACATCGAAGCCGTGTCCGCCGGCAGCATCCTGGAACAGATGCAGCATGCGAACACCGGCGTGAATATCGTCATCCTCGACGCCTGCCGGAACAACCCCTTCCAGCGCGAGTTCCGCTCCGCCGCCAGCGGTCTGGCGCGGATGGACGCGCCCACGGGCACCTACATCGCCTATGCGACCGCGCCCGGCCAGCTTGCCGTCGACGGCGCCGGCGCGCACAGCCCGTTCACCGAGACCCTCTCCCGAGTCATGCGCGAACCGGGCCTCGGCGTGGAGCAGGTCTTCAAGAAGGTCCGTCAGATGGTGGCCGCCGCTACCGGCGAGAAGCAGGTGCCGTGGTCGTCCTCGTCCCTGATCGGCGATTTCGCCTTCAATACGCGAAAGGCCGATCCGCCGGCCGCAGCGGCGCCCGCTGCATCGCGGCCTGCCGAGGTGAGGCCCGAGACGCCGCGCGAGGATATCGAACTCGCCTACTGGGAAAGCATCATGGCGACGGACAATGCCGGTCTGTTCCGGAGCTATCTGGAACGCTATCCCGCCGGCATCTTCGCCGAGATCGCCCGCGAACGTATCCGCGCGATCGAGACGCCTGTGGCGGCCGCGCCTGCCGCGACCGTGCGTACAGTTCCGGAAGCCGCACCTTCGGACCGCACTCCAGCACCGGCTGTTGAAGGCTGTGACAGCCGCCGACAATCGGAACCCGACGCCATAGGATGCATCCAGGTCAAGGTCTCCGGCCGGTACCCGGTTTCAAGAGCCTGTCAGGTCCCTCAATATCATGAGGTTTTCGGCGGGCAGATGCTCCGTTTGCGGCAGGGGCTGGAGATCCTGGTGCGAAAACCGACGAGCAACTATGTCCATGGTTCGGCCAATCTCAATTGCTATGAAATGTCTCTCGGTGAGACGGACGGGCTGCTCGCCTACGACGGATGGTACATCCTCGTGACTCCGAGCAATGAAGCCGGTCTGGTCCTGACCCGCTTCGAATAA
- the phhA gene encoding phenylalanine 4-monooxygenase, with product MNDNAVIDQGHDGYTSEDHGVWRTLFERQAKLLPGRAAPEFIEGLDALGVEAGGIPDFERLSDRLETATNWRIVAVRGLIDDDVFFDHLAHRRFPVTNWIRKPEQLDYLQEPDCFHDCFGHVPMLFNPVFADYMQAYGQGGLKALEQDALGYLARLYWYTVEFGLIMSDEGLRIYGSGIVSSKGETLYALESDTPNRLAFDLMRIMQTDYIIDHYQQTYFVIGSYDQLFEATRPDFTPYYEMLRARPAIEPHEVLPGDQRV from the coding sequence ATGAACGACAATGCCGTCATCGATCAGGGCCACGACGGCTACACCAGCGAGGATCACGGCGTCTGGCGCACGCTGTTCGAACGCCAGGCGAAACTGCTGCCCGGCCGCGCGGCGCCGGAGTTCATCGAAGGACTGGATGCGCTGGGGGTCGAGGCCGGCGGCATTCCGGATTTCGAACGCCTCTCCGACCGGCTGGAGACAGCCACGAACTGGCGCATCGTCGCCGTGCGCGGCCTGATCGACGACGATGTCTTCTTCGATCATCTCGCCCACCGCCGCTTCCCCGTCACCAACTGGATCCGCAAGCCCGAACAGCTCGACTACCTGCAGGAACCGGACTGTTTCCACGACTGCTTCGGCCATGTGCCGATGCTGTTCAATCCGGTCTTCGCCGACTACATGCAGGCCTATGGCCAGGGCGGGCTGAAGGCGCTGGAGCAGGATGCGCTGGGCTATCTCGCCCGGCTGTACTGGTACACGGTCGAATTCGGCCTGATCATGAGCGACGAGGGCCTGCGCATCTACGGCTCGGGCATCGTCTCCTCGAAGGGGGAGACCCTGTACGCCCTGGAAAGCGATACGCCCAACCGCCTCGCCTTCGACCTCATGCGCATCATGCAGACCGACTACATCATCGACCACTATCAGCAGACCTACTTCGTCATCGGTTCCTACGATCAGCTCTTCGAGGCGACACGGCCGGACTTCACGCCCTATTATGAAATGCTGAGGGCGCGTCCCGCGATCGAGCCGCACGAGGTGCTGCCCGGCGACCAGCGCGTCTGA
- a CDS encoding EthD domain-containing protein yields the protein MIKSVLTFMRKPGMPVDEFQDYWLNEHPKAVLQLDGLQRYVQSHPLRSGYAKRDLPVDGIAETWWPDTETMKRNTGTAAWEALIADEERFVDRDTMNLLLVEEHVMKDEPVADHGFKIVEIVPRKKGMAVEDFQRHWRDIHGPLGASIPQVRRYVQNHARLSAYDRGRSPVCDGYAMVWFDSMDDMRASPSTKEYQATIADEANFIDHDRLDFVITKEHVIVG from the coding sequence ATGATCAAATCGGTGCTGACGTTCATGCGCAAACCGGGCATGCCTGTCGACGAGTTCCAGGACTACTGGCTCAACGAGCACCCGAAGGCCGTGCTGCAACTCGACGGACTGCAGCGCTACGTGCAGAGCCACCCGCTGCGCTCGGGCTACGCCAAGCGCGACCTGCCGGTCGACGGCATCGCCGAGACCTGGTGGCCGGACACGGAGACCATGAAGCGCAATACGGGGACGGCGGCTTGGGAAGCGCTGATCGCCGACGAGGAGCGTTTCGTCGACCGCGACACCATGAACCTGCTGCTGGTCGAGGAACATGTGATGAAGGACGAACCCGTAGCCGATCACGGTTTCAAGATCGTCGAGATCGTGCCGCGCAAGAAGGGCATGGCGGTCGAGGATTTCCAGCGCCACTGGCGTGACATCCACGGCCCTCTCGGGGCATCGATCCCGCAGGTGCGGCGCTACGTGCAGAACCATGCCCGGCTGTCGGCCTATGACCGGGGGCGGAGCCCGGTCTGCGACGGCTACGCCATGGTCTGGTTCGATTCCATGGACGACATGCGCGCCTCGCCGTCGACGAAGGAATACCAGGCGACCATCGCCGATGAAGCCAACTTCATCGACCACGACCGCCTCGATTTCGTGATCACAAAGGAACACGTGATCGTCGGCTGA
- a CDS encoding enoyl-CoA hydratase/isomerase family protein produces the protein MTHQYKSARFDIDGDGIARFTMCKPEILNPLTDDLRDDFEAMVNTVEGNPDVKVLILAGEGRAFSAGGNVKGMAERKDAQAAQARTRLYDAHNWLQRLYNIDCPVIAAVDGLAYGGGFAFALVADFIFASEKARFCSVFGRIGLMPDLGVLYTLPRVVGMAAAKDLMFTCRSIDVEEAKALGIVHQIHRSETLMGAVDDFAARLAHSSKDAIAITKRTVNGAFESTYGDVVDAEANGQAVMFTTPFHKEAVRRFMAKEPSLYDWDRMTK, from the coding sequence ATGACCCACCAGTACAAATCCGCAAGGTTCGACATCGACGGCGACGGGATCGCCCGCTTCACCATGTGCAAGCCGGAGATCCTCAACCCGCTGACCGACGATCTGCGCGATGATTTCGAGGCCATGGTCAATACCGTCGAGGGCAACCCCGACGTGAAGGTGCTGATTCTGGCCGGGGAGGGACGGGCGTTCTCCGCGGGCGGCAACGTCAAGGGCATGGCGGAGCGCAAGGACGCCCAGGCGGCGCAGGCCCGTACGCGTCTCTATGACGCCCACAACTGGCTGCAGCGGCTCTACAACATCGATTGCCCGGTGATCGCCGCGGTCGACGGCCTGGCCTATGGCGGCGGCTTCGCCTTCGCGCTGGTCGCGGATTTCATCTTCGCCAGCGAAAAGGCGCGCTTCTGCAGCGTGTTCGGCCGCATCGGCCTGATGCCGGACCTGGGCGTGCTCTACACCCTGCCGCGCGTCGTCGGCATGGCGGCGGCGAAGGACCTGATGTTCACCTGCCGCTCGATCGACGTCGAGGAGGCGAAGGCGCTGGGCATCGTCCACCAGATTCACCGCTCCGAGACGCTGATGGGCGCCGTCGACGATTTCGCCGCCCGGCTCGCGCACAGCTCCAAGGACGCCATCGCCATCACCAAGCGCACGGTCAATGGCGCCTTCGAATCGACCTATGGCGACGTTGTGGACGCCGAGGCCAACGGTCAGGCGGTGATGTTCACCACCCCATTCCACAAGGAAGCGGTACGGCGTTTCATGGCCAAGGAGCCGTCGCTCTATGACTGGGACCGGATGACGAAATAG
- a CDS encoding phosphotransferase: MDVRPHHRFDEGALESYLKENVAGFRGPLTVRQFQGGMSNPTYFLETPSRRYVMRKKPPGELLKSAHQVDREYRVMKALAATPVPVPEVLALCMDDDVIGQAFYVMEHVEGRVLIDPAVPSMTNAERSALYDHFIEVLAALHKVDPEAVGLGDFGRPGNYYARQISRWSKQYVASKTEEIPEMEALMEWLPENIPDAEEVSIVHGDYRIGNCVLHPTEPRIVAVLDWELSTLGHPLADVAYCAQEYYGHAAEGGFAHLDDPREIGIPTEQEFLQRYADLTGQGEIENWPFYIAYTMFRSAAIVQGVYRRGLDGNASSDAAKNFAGFAEQRAKWGWNVLRDAGLV, from the coding sequence ATGGACGTGCGTCCGCACCATCGCTTCGATGAGGGCGCGCTGGAGAGCTATCTGAAGGAGAATGTTGCCGGCTTCCGCGGGCCGCTCACGGTCCGGCAGTTCCAGGGCGGCATGTCGAACCCGACCTACTTTCTGGAGACCCCCTCGCGCCGTTACGTCATGCGCAAGAAGCCGCCGGGCGAACTGCTGAAATCGGCGCACCAGGTCGACCGCGAATACCGGGTGATGAAGGCGCTGGCCGCCACGCCGGTGCCGGTGCCGGAGGTGCTGGCGCTCTGCATGGACGACGACGTCATCGGCCAGGCGTTCTACGTCATGGAGCATGTGGAGGGACGGGTGCTCATCGACCCGGCGGTGCCGTCGATGACCAACGCCGAACGCAGCGCGCTCTACGACCATTTCATCGAGGTTCTCGCCGCCCTTCACAAGGTCGATCCCGAGGCCGTCGGCCTTGGCGATTTCGGCCGTCCGGGGAACTACTACGCCCGCCAGATCTCCCGCTGGTCCAAGCAGTATGTCGCCTCCAAGACCGAGGAGATCCCGGAGATGGAGGCGCTGATGGAATGGCTGCCCGAGAACATCCCGGACGCCGAGGAGGTTTCCATCGTCCACGGCGACTACCGCATCGGCAACTGCGTGCTGCACCCGACAGAGCCCCGGATCGTCGCCGTGCTCGACTGGGAGCTCTCGACCCTGGGCCATCCGCTGGCCGACGTGGCCTACTGCGCTCAGGAGTATTACGGCCACGCGGCGGAGGGCGGTTTCGCGCACCTGGATGACCCGCGCGAGATCGGCATTCCGACCGAACAGGAATTCCTGCAGCGCTATGCGGATCTCACCGGCCAGGGCGAGATCGAGAACTGGCCCTTCTATATCGCCTACACGATGTTCCGTTCAGCGGCGATCGTTCAGGGCGTCTACCGGCGCGGCCTGGACGGCAACGCCAGCTCGGACGCGGCGAAGAACTTCGCCGGCTTCGCCGAACAGCGCGCGAAATGGGGCTGGAACGTGCTCAGGGACGCGGGTCTGGTCTGA